The following proteins are co-located in the Dietzia timorensis genome:
- a CDS encoding ABC transporter permease — MIGAVELGLIYGVMAIGVYLTFRVLNFPDLTVDGSFTTGAATAAVAIIHGWNPFLATAAGFVTGFCAGIVTGLLHTKGKIDGLLAGILTMIALWSVNLRIMDKANLPLLRTDTVITPLREAKLLGTWASVGILAAIIVVLGLVIVWFLSTDLGLSLRATGDNGPMITSFGVSTDFTKTFTLALSNGLVGMCGALVAQYQGFADISMGIGLILVGLASVIMGQAIFGQRYLWVAVFAVVVGAVLYRLIIAAALNVGLDPNDMKAVTAILVVLALLLPRWKLLQGRFRRNSGVGSPAAAALVDAGPQPAKEA; from the coding sequence ATGATCGGCGCCGTCGAGCTCGGCCTGATCTACGGGGTCATGGCCATCGGGGTGTACCTCACATTCCGAGTGCTCAACTTCCCCGACCTCACGGTCGACGGCAGTTTCACCACCGGAGCGGCCACCGCGGCCGTTGCGATCATCCACGGCTGGAATCCCTTCCTCGCGACGGCGGCGGGGTTCGTCACCGGATTCTGCGCAGGCATCGTCACCGGTCTGCTCCACACCAAGGGCAAGATCGACGGCCTACTCGCCGGCATCCTCACGATGATCGCGCTGTGGTCGGTCAACCTGCGGATCATGGACAAGGCAAACCTCCCGCTGCTGCGCACCGACACGGTGATCACCCCGCTGCGCGAGGCGAAACTCCTCGGCACCTGGGCGAGCGTCGGCATCCTCGCGGCGATTATCGTCGTGCTCGGACTGGTTATCGTGTGGTTCCTGTCCACCGACCTCGGCCTGTCGCTGCGCGCGACGGGCGACAACGGCCCGATGATCACCTCGTTCGGAGTCTCCACCGACTTCACCAAGACCTTCACGCTCGCGCTGTCCAACGGTCTTGTCGGTATGTGCGGCGCGCTCGTCGCGCAGTATCAGGGCTTCGCGGACATCTCGATGGGCATCGGTTTGATCCTCGTGGGCCTCGCCTCGGTGATCATGGGACAGGCGATCTTCGGACAGCGCTACCTGTGGGTTGCCGTCTTCGCAGTCGTCGTCGGCGCGGTGTTGTACCGCCTCATCATCGCCGCCGCGCTCAACGTCGGCCTCGACCCGAACGACATGAAGGCGGTGACCGCGATCCTCGTCGTCCTCGCCCTGCTGCTTCCGCGGTGGAAGCTGCTCCAAGGGCGCTTCCGCCGTAACTCCGGGGTCGGCTCCCCGGCCGCCGCCGCGTTGGTCGACGCCGGTCCGCAACCCGCGAAGGAGGCGTAG
- a CDS encoding ABC transporter substrate-binding protein, giving the protein MFSSRSKILTGVALASVVALTGCSSEGGGSGDGSESYKIGINQLVQHPALDEATAGFKQAFADAGAEVEWDEQNANGEQPTALTIAQQFANADLDLALAVATPAAQATVQNLIDIPVLFTAVTDPVSAELVESMDAPGSNVTGTSDEAPIDQQLELLKDLVPEAKNVGIVYASGEVNSQVQVDAATEAAKGLDLEIETQTVTSVNEIQQAVEALGDVDAIYVPTDNMVVSGIASLVQVAEEKKIPVIGAEAGTVEGGAAATIGIDYTELGRQTGEMALRILRDGEDPAEMPVEKATEFTYVVNEEAAKNQGIEIPENILAEAETV; this is encoded by the coding sequence ATGTTCTCTTCGCGTTCCAAGATTCTCACCGGCGTGGCGCTGGCCTCTGTCGTCGCACTCACCGGCTGCTCCAGCGAGGGCGGCGGCTCGGGCGACGGAAGTGAGTCGTACAAGATCGGCATCAACCAGCTGGTCCAGCACCCGGCGCTCGACGAGGCCACCGCCGGCTTCAAGCAGGCCTTCGCCGACGCGGGCGCCGAGGTCGAATGGGACGAGCAGAACGCGAACGGCGAGCAGCCCACCGCCCTCACCATCGCCCAGCAGTTCGCGAACGCCGATCTCGACCTCGCGCTCGCGGTCGCGACACCGGCGGCGCAGGCGACGGTGCAGAACCTCATCGACATCCCGGTCCTGTTCACCGCCGTCACCGATCCGGTCTCGGCCGAGCTCGTCGAGTCGATGGACGCCCCCGGCAGCAACGTCACCGGCACCTCCGACGAGGCGCCGATCGACCAGCAGCTCGAGTTACTCAAAGACCTTGTCCCCGAGGCGAAGAACGTGGGCATCGTCTACGCCTCCGGCGAGGTCAATTCCCAGGTCCAGGTGGACGCGGCCACCGAGGCGGCCAAGGGGCTCGACCTCGAGATCGAAACCCAGACGGTGACGTCGGTGAACGAGATACAACAGGCCGTCGAGGCGCTCGGCGACGTCGACGCGATCTACGTCCCCACCGACAACATGGTCGTCTCCGGCATCGCCTCCCTCGTGCAGGTCGCCGAGGAGAAGAAGATCCCGGTCATCGGCGCCGAGGCAGGAACCGTTGAGGGTGGCGCGGCCGCGACCATCGGCATCGACTACACCGAGCTCGGCCGCCAGACCGGCGAGATGGCGCTGCGTATCCTCCGCGACGGCGAGGATCCGGCCGAAATGCCGGTCGAAAAGGCCACCGAGTTCACCTACGTCGTCAACGAGGAGGCGGCGAAGAACCAGGGCATCGAGATCCCGGAGAACATCCTCGCCGAGGCCGAAACCGTATGA
- a CDS encoding amidase produces MTTGHTNARFGTCAFSAAELAEQFRAGSLSPIEVADEVLAAIDAVNPQINAFCFVDPEATRHAAKESERRYRDGATLGPLDGVPASIKDVFLSKGQPTFRGSRLLAEAEGANDYAKNTADAPATAATKEAGCVIVGKNTTPEFAWKGVTDSPLMGPTRNPYDTNLTPGGSSGGSSAAVAAGLGPLSVGTDAGGSVRIPASFTGTVALKPTYGVVPMFPNSPFGTLAHAGPMTRTVLDASLYMDALIRPDGRDWSGMPPSATSPAKDGYEAAAREGMTADKPLAGVRIAFSPDLGFVRNDPEVERDVASAVRLLEDLGAQVEQPELGLTDPVDAFHVLWFAGAEAVLRPYAPGGDVRALFDRIDPSLADALQRYNGFSAQDFLDATAVRMALGNKMGALHDTYDLLVTPTMPIPPFEVGADVPPNWHSPDWTSWTPYTYLFNMTQQPALSIPCGATSAGLPTGIQIVTKRFDDRAVMRAGAALEKALGNVVPRPRVHACSAGGA; encoded by the coding sequence ATGACGACTGGCCACACCAACGCCCGTTTCGGCACCTGCGCATTCTCGGCGGCCGAGCTCGCGGAACAGTTCCGCGCCGGTTCGCTCTCGCCCATCGAGGTGGCGGACGAGGTGCTCGCAGCGATCGACGCCGTCAACCCACAGATCAACGCGTTCTGCTTCGTCGACCCCGAGGCCACGCGGCATGCGGCGAAGGAATCCGAGCGGCGCTACCGCGACGGCGCCACGCTCGGCCCGCTCGACGGGGTGCCCGCATCGATCAAGGACGTGTTCTTGTCCAAGGGCCAGCCCACCTTCCGCGGTTCCAGGCTCCTCGCCGAAGCCGAGGGCGCGAACGACTACGCGAAGAACACCGCAGACGCTCCGGCCACGGCCGCGACGAAGGAAGCCGGCTGCGTCATCGTCGGCAAGAACACCACGCCCGAGTTCGCATGGAAAGGCGTCACCGATTCGCCGCTCATGGGTCCGACGCGCAACCCCTACGACACGAATCTCACCCCGGGCGGATCGAGCGGCGGCTCCTCAGCCGCGGTCGCGGCGGGCCTCGGCCCGCTGTCGGTGGGCACCGACGCCGGCGGCTCGGTGCGCATCCCCGCCTCGTTCACCGGCACGGTCGCTCTCAAACCCACCTACGGCGTGGTGCCGATGTTCCCGAACAGCCCGTTCGGCACCCTCGCCCACGCGGGCCCCATGACCCGCACGGTCCTCGACGCCTCCCTGTACATGGACGCGCTCATCCGGCCGGACGGGCGCGACTGGTCCGGCATGCCGCCGTCGGCGACGAGTCCCGCGAAGGACGGATACGAAGCCGCGGCGCGCGAGGGCATGACTGCAGACAAGCCCCTCGCGGGCGTGCGCATCGCCTTCAGCCCGGACCTCGGATTCGTGCGCAACGACCCGGAGGTCGAGCGGGATGTGGCGTCCGCCGTCAGACTTCTCGAAGACCTCGGCGCGCAGGTGGAGCAGCCCGAACTGGGACTCACCGACCCCGTCGACGCGTTCCATGTTCTGTGGTTCGCGGGCGCCGAGGCGGTGCTACGCCCGTACGCGCCGGGCGGGGATGTGAGGGCGCTGTTCGACCGGATCGACCCGAGCCTGGCCGACGCCCTGCAACGCTACAACGGATTCTCGGCGCAGGATTTCCTCGACGCGACCGCCGTGCGGATGGCGCTCGGCAATAAAATGGGCGCGCTGCACGACACCTACGACCTGCTCGTCACGCCGACGATGCCGATCCCGCCGTTCGAGGTCGGTGCCGATGTGCCGCCGAATTGGCACAGCCCGGATTGGACCTCGTGGACGCCGTACACCTATCTTTTCAACATGACTCAGCAACCAGCGCTGTCCATTCCGTGCGGGGCGACGTCCGCGGGGCTGCCCACGGGAATCCAGATCGTCACCAAGCGTTTCGACGACCGCGCGGTGATGCGTGCCGGCGCGGCGCTGGAAAAGGCGCTTGGCAACGTCGTCCCGCGACCGCGCGTGCACGCGTGCTCGGCGGGCGGGGCGTGA
- a CDS encoding GntR family transcriptional regulator: protein MADDSPGDLGGSLEPVVQESTPALIARSLRRAISSGEFPPGTQLGEAALARQLGVSRGPLREAMQRLTQEGLLVSHRNRGLFVPDLTPEAVSDMYLLRRAIERSAIQRVLQLGVQAEAADALDAVVDQMAGISEGTDSPEMVAADLDFHHELVEAARSDRLSRVHETVIVETSMCLRAMQSTYGPGEDRVAEHRELAAAIRAGDLERAWAALDEHMRDGLARLES from the coding sequence GTGGCCGACGACTCCCCCGGAGACCTCGGCGGTTCGCTCGAGCCGGTTGTGCAGGAATCGACTCCCGCGCTGATCGCCCGCTCGCTGCGCCGCGCGATCTCCTCGGGCGAGTTCCCGCCGGGCACGCAGCTCGGCGAGGCCGCTCTCGCCCGCCAGCTCGGGGTCAGCCGGGGCCCACTGCGCGAGGCGATGCAGCGGCTCACGCAGGAAGGCCTGCTCGTCTCGCACCGCAATCGCGGCCTCTTCGTCCCGGATCTGACGCCGGAGGCCGTGTCAGATATGTACTTGCTGCGTCGCGCGATCGAGCGTTCGGCGATCCAGCGGGTGCTCCAGCTCGGCGTCCAGGCCGAGGCCGCCGACGCCCTTGATGCGGTAGTCGACCAAATGGCCGGCATTTCCGAGGGCACGGATTCGCCGGAGATGGTCGCCGCTGACCTCGATTTCCACCATGAGCTCGTCGAGGCGGCGCGCAGCGATCGTCTCTCGCGCGTGCACGAGACGGTGATCGTCGAAACCTCCATGTGCCTGCGCGCGATGCAGTCGACGTATGGCCCCGGCGAGGACCGGGTTGCAGAGCACCGCGAACTCGCTGCGGCGATCCGTGCGGGGGACCTCGAGCGCGCCTGGGCTGCGCTCGACGAGCACATGCGCGATGGCCTCGCCCGCCTGGAGTCCTAG
- a CDS encoding NAD-dependent succinate-semialdehyde dehydrogenase, producing the protein MTRKVADIIEGLGTGIHISGQWRDAKSSATFDVENPATGEVIATLADGGEADALEAIDVAAATQAEWAATPSRERSEILRRAYELMVSRADEIALLMTTEMGKPLAEAKGEVNYGAEFFRWFAEEAVRISGDARKSPDGKTRFIVTKEPVGPCILITPWNFPLAMITRKLGPAIAAGCTMVYKPANLTPLTSLYMVDLLREAGLPDGVLSMVCTTSPGSVVEPWIDSGKARKLSFTGSTPVGKLLLEQCARGVLRTSMELGGNAPFIVCEDANLDVAVDAAMAAKMRNMGEACTAANRILVHRDVIEEFSRKVTERMSGLKVGDGAQDGTDVGPLVEGKAVDKVEKLVGDAIERGAQVLCGGERPSGAGYFYPPTVLSGVSPESELMSTEVFGPVAALIPFDSDSEAIELANGTEFGLVSYVMTESVDRGFTISEKLEAGMVGFNTGLVSNPAAPFGGIKQSGLGREGGLTGIEEFVESKYVAIPVR; encoded by the coding sequence ATGACCCGCAAAGTCGCCGACATCATCGAAGGACTCGGCACCGGAATCCACATCTCGGGACAGTGGCGCGACGCAAAATCGTCCGCCACGTTCGACGTGGAGAACCCCGCCACCGGCGAGGTCATCGCCACGCTTGCTGACGGCGGAGAAGCCGACGCTCTCGAGGCGATCGACGTCGCCGCGGCCACTCAGGCCGAGTGGGCGGCGACCCCCTCGCGCGAACGGTCGGAGATCCTGCGCCGCGCCTACGAACTGATGGTCTCCCGGGCCGACGAAATCGCGCTGCTCATGACCACGGAGATGGGCAAGCCTCTCGCGGAGGCGAAGGGCGAGGTGAACTACGGCGCCGAGTTCTTCCGCTGGTTCGCAGAGGAGGCGGTGCGCATTTCGGGCGACGCGCGCAAGAGCCCGGACGGCAAGACCCGCTTCATCGTCACCAAGGAGCCGGTCGGCCCCTGCATCCTCATCACGCCGTGGAACTTCCCACTGGCGATGATCACCCGAAAGCTCGGCCCGGCGATCGCCGCCGGCTGCACGATGGTCTACAAGCCCGCCAACCTCACGCCTCTGACCTCGCTCTACATGGTCGACCTGCTGCGCGAGGCCGGCCTCCCCGACGGCGTGCTGTCGATGGTGTGTACGACGTCGCCGGGTTCGGTCGTCGAGCCGTGGATCGATTCGGGCAAGGCGCGCAAGCTGTCGTTTACCGGCTCTACACCTGTCGGGAAGCTGCTGCTCGAGCAGTGCGCTCGAGGGGTGTTGCGTACCTCGATGGAGCTCGGCGGGAACGCGCCGTTCATCGTGTGCGAGGACGCGAACCTCGATGTCGCCGTCGATGCGGCGATGGCGGCGAAGATGCGCAACATGGGCGAGGCGTGCACGGCGGCCAACCGGATTCTCGTGCACCGCGACGTCATCGAGGAATTTTCTCGGAAGGTCACCGAGCGCATGTCGGGGCTCAAGGTCGGCGATGGCGCGCAAGACGGCACCGATGTCGGACCGCTGGTCGAGGGCAAGGCCGTCGACAAGGTGGAGAAGCTCGTCGGCGACGCCATCGAGCGCGGCGCGCAGGTGCTGTGCGGCGGCGAGCGCCCGTCCGGCGCCGGCTACTTCTACCCGCCGACCGTGCTGTCCGGAGTCTCGCCGGAGTCGGAGCTGATGAGCACCGAGGTCTTCGGTCCCGTCGCCGCGCTCATCCCGTTCGATAGCGATTCCGAGGCGATCGAGCTCGCCAACGGCACCGAGTTCGGGCTCGTGTCGTACGTGATGACCGAGTCCGTGGACCGCGGCTTTACGATCTCGGAGAAGCTCGAGGCGGGGATGGTCGGGTTCAACACGGGGCTCGTGTCGAATCCTGCGGCGCCGTTCGGTGGGATCAAGCAATCCGGGCTCGGTCGTGAGGGCGGGCTCACCGGAATCGAAGAATTCGTCGAGTCGAAGTACGTTGCGATCCCGGTGCGATAG
- a CDS encoding DUF4334 domain-containing protein: MSTRERFDELRSAVAPTPAQLDELWSDLEVATVEDMLGHWAGGDFAMEHPASALLEKIKWHGKWFDGPLDVSPIVVRSDDGGIEANAAAAGGGAASVWSVEFRGESTATMVYDAMGVFDHFKKVDGDTVVGIMNGKLEPVFGTNDLYYFWLEREK; the protein is encoded by the coding sequence ATGAGTACACGTGAACGTTTCGATGAACTCCGCAGCGCCGTTGCGCCGACTCCCGCGCAGCTAGACGAGCTGTGGTCCGATCTCGAGGTCGCGACGGTCGAGGACATGCTCGGACACTGGGCAGGCGGCGACTTCGCCATGGAGCATCCGGCCTCGGCGCTGCTCGAGAAAATCAAGTGGCACGGAAAATGGTTCGACGGCCCACTCGACGTGAGCCCCATCGTCGTGCGTTCCGACGACGGCGGGATCGAGGCCAACGCGGCGGCGGCCGGTGGCGGCGCCGCGAGCGTGTGGTCGGTCGAGTTCCGGGGCGAATCCACGGCCACGATGGTTTACGACGCGATGGGCGTGTTCGACCATTTCAAGAAGGTCGACGGCGACACGGTGGTCGGCATCATGAACGGCAAGTTAGAGCCCGTGTTCGGTACGAACGATCTCTACTACTTCTGGCTTGAACGCGAAAAATAA
- a CDS encoding GyrI-like domain-containing protein, which translates to MAEKIDFKKSLDSYQARKGTFRLLDVPEQHYLMVDGHGDPNASPGFAEAIETLYPVAYGLKFASKNDLGRDYVVPPLEGLWWAEDMASFTTARDKTRWSWTLMLLVPEWLGAADVDAACAGARAKADAKSTAPPPRLDELRLQSLAEGRCAQTLHVGPFDAEGPVLTEMHTSFIPDQGLALAGTHHEIYLSDVRKTAPEKLRTILRQPVRPA; encoded by the coding sequence ATGGCCGAGAAGATCGACTTCAAGAAGTCCCTCGACTCCTACCAGGCCCGCAAGGGCACGTTCCGACTGCTCGACGTGCCGGAGCAGCACTATCTCATGGTCGACGGCCACGGCGATCCCAACGCCTCGCCCGGCTTCGCCGAGGCCATCGAGACGCTCTATCCGGTCGCGTACGGGCTCAAGTTCGCGAGCAAGAACGACCTCGGCCGCGACTACGTCGTCCCTCCGCTCGAGGGGCTGTGGTGGGCCGAGGACATGGCGTCGTTCACCACCGCGCGCGATAAAACGCGCTGGTCCTGGACGCTCATGCTCCTCGTACCCGAGTGGTTGGGCGCAGCCGACGTCGACGCCGCATGCGCCGGCGCCCGCGCGAAGGCGGACGCGAAGTCCACCGCCCCGCCGCCGCGGCTGGACGAGCTTCGGCTGCAATCCCTCGCCGAGGGGCGCTGCGCCCAGACGCTGCATGTCGGCCCCTTTGACGCCGAAGGTCCCGTTCTCACCGAGATGCACACCTCGTTCATCCCGGACCAGGGTCTGGCGCTCGCCGGCACCCACCACGAGATCTACCTCAGCGACGTTCGAAAGACCGCGCCCGAGAAGCTGCGGACCATCCTGCGCCAACCGGTGCGCCCGGCCTGA
- a CDS encoding FAD-binding and (Fe-S)-binding domain-containing protein yields MTNPPSAAPAPPAAEPARSAASVDELVAALRSAGLDPEYSARRVAEYTFDASNYRVVPMAVLFPRTEDEVAAALAVCHRLGVPATARGGGTSMAGNAIGTGLILDLSRHMNRVLSVDEAAGTATAETGAVLTHIRAAVHSATDSRLTFAPDPSSQSRACLGGAIGNDACGNHSVRHGRTADHVVELRLVTSDGLRLTATRSGVRATDPDDGPARARAEHLERELRELASDHLAAIRVELGRIPRQVSGYHLRHLLPEEGFDVARALVGSEGTCAVITSATVTIVPKSQRTSLIVAGYADVVDAARDVPLLLRHRPTAIEGIDEIIVQTMRVRRGPDAVADLPEGHAWLFIEFEEPADGEGAADDAGGGFPNADLLSDDLRSDGHVLDLRRIDDPGERADLWRVREDGAGLSSTLTDPETGATFSTWPGWEDSAVRPELLAGYLGEFRELLGSHGLTGVMYGHFGAGCMHIRINFDLRSEDGRGVFRAFCTDAAHLAVKYEGSLSGEHGDGRARSELLPIMYSPEMLGAFERFVQIWDPAELLAPGGLRETRPMDADLALAGIGHRDLGLLTSGDGQHPVQACIGVGRCRTSSGGVMCPSFRATGDEKDSTRGRARVLQEFVRGERIEAEWSSTEVAESLELCLSCKACSSDCPTGVDMATFKSEFLSRHYARRLRPLAHYSLGLLPLWLKVTPYLAGLLNRVLRTRLGQLGARAGGLGKNRTLPEFARAADVRAEMGRVPDTVWHAKDPKSAPAALRNSTEVVLFIDSFTRGLRPQVAGAAARVLGGTHSSVACSAEHCCGLTHVTTGRLGAARRTLRKTAEFLDGVRGEGGAEVPIVVVEPSCAATLHEELPRLVSELNDGIDGTEAERARRVAARVRSAAGHIGTLAADGKAPAWPGGDAPSAVIVQTHCHEYATFGNRVQRQTLSALGVGSVVEATGCCGIAGDFGFTAGHEEVADAVAEQALAPALREHSDAPILTDGFSCHAQVAHLSATDPTTRAAGGAGRRGAHLLELLDPDPAGTPAAPTTTHANRPPGGQQ; encoded by the coding sequence ATGACCAACCCGCCCTCCGCCGCGCCCGCACCGCCCGCCGCGGAGCCGGCGCGGTCCGCGGCCTCCGTGGACGAGCTCGTCGCTGCGCTGCGCTCGGCCGGGCTCGATCCGGAGTATTCGGCGCGGCGCGTGGCCGAGTACACCTTCGACGCCTCGAACTACCGCGTCGTGCCGATGGCCGTGCTCTTCCCGCGCACCGAGGACGAGGTCGCCGCGGCGCTCGCGGTGTGCCACCGGCTCGGCGTCCCGGCGACAGCCCGCGGCGGCGGAACCTCGATGGCCGGCAATGCCATCGGCACTGGCCTCATTCTCGATCTCTCACGCCACATGAATCGTGTGCTGTCCGTGGACGAGGCCGCCGGTACCGCGACCGCGGAAACCGGCGCCGTGCTCACCCACATCCGCGCCGCCGTCCACTCCGCGACCGATTCGCGTCTCACCTTCGCGCCGGACCCGTCGAGCCAGTCCCGCGCGTGCCTCGGCGGCGCCATCGGCAACGATGCGTGCGGCAACCACTCGGTGCGCCACGGCCGCACCGCCGACCACGTCGTCGAACTGCGCCTGGTCACCTCCGACGGGCTTCGCCTCACCGCGACGCGCTCCGGGGTCCGCGCCACCGACCCGGATGACGGGCCCGCTCGCGCCCGCGCCGAACACCTCGAGCGCGAGCTCCGCGAGCTCGCCTCCGATCACCTCGCCGCGATCCGCGTCGAGCTCGGCCGCATCCCGCGCCAGGTGTCGGGCTACCACCTGCGCCACCTGCTGCCCGAGGAGGGATTCGATGTCGCGCGCGCCCTCGTCGGGAGCGAGGGGACCTGCGCCGTCATCACGTCGGCGACCGTGACGATCGTCCCGAAATCCCAGCGCACCTCGCTCATCGTCGCCGGATACGCCGACGTCGTCGACGCCGCGCGCGACGTCCCGCTGTTGCTGCGCCACCGCCCCACGGCGATCGAGGGGATCGACGAGATCATCGTCCAGACGATGCGCGTGCGCCGCGGCCCGGACGCCGTCGCCGACCTCCCCGAAGGCCACGCCTGGCTTTTTATCGAGTTCGAGGAGCCGGCGGACGGCGAAGGTGCAGCGGATGACGCCGGAGGAGGCTTCCCCAATGCCGACCTGCTCTCGGACGATCTTCGCTCCGATGGCCACGTGCTGGACCTGCGCCGCATCGACGACCCTGGCGAGCGGGCGGACCTGTGGCGCGTCCGGGAGGACGGCGCCGGGCTCAGCTCCACCCTCACCGATCCGGAGACCGGCGCGACGTTCTCCACGTGGCCGGGCTGGGAGGATTCGGCGGTGCGGCCGGAGCTTCTCGCCGGATACCTGGGCGAATTCCGCGAACTCCTGGGCAGCCACGGACTGACCGGCGTCATGTACGGACATTTCGGCGCGGGATGCATGCACATCCGCATCAATTTCGACCTGCGCTCGGAAGACGGGCGCGGAGTGTTCCGCGCGTTCTGCACGGACGCCGCGCACCTGGCGGTCAAGTACGAGGGGTCGCTGTCCGGGGAGCACGGCGACGGGCGGGCGCGCTCGGAGCTGCTGCCGATCATGTATTCACCGGAGATGCTGGGCGCGTTCGAGCGGTTCGTGCAGATCTGGGACCCGGCCGAGCTGCTCGCGCCCGGCGGGCTGCGCGAGACGCGGCCCATGGACGCCGACCTCGCCCTCGCCGGCATTGGCCACCGCGACCTCGGCCTGCTCACCTCGGGCGACGGGCAGCATCCGGTGCAGGCGTGCATCGGCGTCGGCCGCTGCCGGACCAGCTCGGGTGGGGTGATGTGTCCGTCGTTCCGCGCCACCGGCGACGAGAAGGACTCCACGCGCGGGCGCGCCCGGGTGTTACAGGAGTTCGTGCGCGGCGAGCGCATCGAGGCGGAGTGGTCCTCGACAGAGGTAGCCGAGTCGCTCGAGCTGTGCCTGTCATGCAAGGCGTGCTCCTCGGACTGTCCGACCGGCGTGGACATGGCGACATTCAAGTCCGAGTTCCTCTCGCGCCACTACGCGCGGCGCCTGCGCCCGCTCGCGCACTACTCGCTCGGGTTGCTGCCACTGTGGCTCAAGGTGACCCCTTATCTCGCCGGGCTCCTCAACCGCGTGCTGCGGACGCGGCTCGGGCAGCTCGGCGCGCGTGCAGGCGGGCTCGGAAAGAACCGGACGTTGCCCGAATTCGCTCGCGCCGCCGATGTGCGCGCGGAGATGGGCCGTGTACCGGACACGGTGTGGCATGCCAAGGATCCAAAGTCCGCGCCCGCCGCGCTGCGCAACTCGACGGAAGTAGTGTTGTTTATCGACTCGTTTACCCGCGGGCTGCGGCCGCAGGTCGCCGGCGCGGCCGCGCGCGTGCTCGGCGGGACGCACTCCTCGGTCGCGTGCAGCGCCGAGCATTGCTGCGGGCTCACCCACGTCACCACCGGCCGGCTCGGCGCGGCACGGCGCACCCTGCGCAAGACCGCGGAATTCCTCGACGGCGTGCGCGGCGAAGGCGGGGCCGAGGTGCCCATCGTCGTCGTCGAACCGAGCTGCGCTGCAACCCTCCACGAAGAGCTTCCGCGCCTGGTGAGCGAGTTGAACGACGGCATCGACGGCACCGAGGCCGAGCGCGCGCGCCGCGTCGCCGCACGCGTGCGCTCGGCTGCGGGCCACATCGGCACCCTGGCCGCGGACGGGAAGGCGCCGGCGTGGCCGGGTGGGGACGCGCCGTCCGCCGTCATCGTGCAAACGCATTGCCACGAATACGCGACCTTCGGCAACAGGGTGCAGCGCCAGACGCTCTCAGCCCTGGGTGTGGGGAGCGTGGTCGAGGCGACCGGCTGCTGCGGGATCGCGGGGGACTTCGGCTTCACCGCAGGTCACGAGGAGGTCGCCGATGCGGTCGCCGAGCAGGCGCTCGCGCCCGCGCTGCGCGAGCACTCGGACGCGCCTATCCTCACGGACGGGTTCTCCTGCCACGCCCAAGTCGCCCACTTGTCCGCGACAGACCCCACGACCCGGGCCGCGGGCGGCGCCGGGCGCCGAGGCGCCCACCTGCTCGAACTGCTCGACCCGGATCCCGCCGGCACACCCGCGGCGCCCACGACCACCCACGCGAATCGACCCCCAGGAGGCCAGCAATGA
- a CDS encoding ABC transporter ATP-binding protein, with protein MLTVDKVSKTFFPGTVNERKALSGVELTLDEGDFVTVIGSNGAGKSTLLNAVSGRLAVDSGRIEIAGSAVNKLGEHSRARYVGRVFQDPLAGTAPNLTIEENLSLALRRGKRRGLGRSLNAKRRANFREELASLELGLEDRMTSKVGLLSGGQRQALSLLMAGFTAPKIMLLDEHTAALDPQRAELVSTLTEKIVSQGGLTTLMVTHNMEQAIRLGNRLVMMHEGRIVYTADAEKKAKLTVRDLLQEFANIKGATLSDKAFLG; from the coding sequence ATGCTTACCGTCGACAAGGTCTCGAAGACCTTCTTCCCCGGCACGGTCAACGAACGCAAGGCGCTGTCGGGCGTCGAACTCACGCTGGACGAGGGCGATTTCGTCACCGTTATCGGCTCGAACGGCGCCGGCAAATCGACGCTTCTCAACGCGGTCTCGGGAAGGCTCGCCGTGGACTCGGGCCGCATCGAGATCGCCGGCTCCGCCGTCAACAAGTTGGGTGAACACTCCCGAGCCCGTTACGTCGGCCGCGTGTTCCAGGATCCGCTCGCCGGAACCGCCCCGAACCTCACCATCGAGGAGAACCTGTCCCTCGCGCTGCGCCGCGGCAAGCGCCGCGGTCTCGGGCGGAGCCTCAACGCGAAGCGGCGGGCGAACTTCCGCGAGGAGCTCGCCTCGTTGGAGCTGGGCCTAGAGGATCGTATGACGTCGAAGGTGGGGCTCCTTTCCGGTGGGCAGCGGCAGGCGTTGTCCCTGCTCATGGCGGGTTTCACGGCGCCGAAAATCATGTTGCTCGACGAGCACACGGCCGCGCTCGATCCGCAGCGTGCGGAGCTCGTGAGCACGCTGACCGAGAAGATCGTTTCCCAGGGCGGACTCACGACGCTCATGGTCACGCACAACATGGAACAGGCGATCCGCCTCGGCAACCGGCTGGTGATGATGCACGAGGGCCGGATCGTCTACACCGCGGATGCGGAGAAGAAAGCGAAACTCACGGTGCGAGACCTGTTGCAGGAGTTCGCGAACATCAAGGGCGCGACCCTTTCGGACAAGGCGTTCCTCGGGTAG